Below is a genomic region from Rhodospirillum centenum SW.
AAGGCGGCCGAGGAGGTCATCGACGAGCAGCGCGAGCGCCGCGCCACCGCCGAGGAAGCGGCGACGAAGCTGCGCGAGGCCTTGCAGCGTCTGGGCTGAGCCGTCCTGGCGGGGACCGGAGCGCCTCCCGGTCCCCGCATGGCTCCCCCGCGTGCGGGACGATGGGGCGCGGCATCCGGGGCTAGGCAGGGCGGTGACGGCTGAGTATTCTCAGCTTCGTTTCCGAACCGCGCCTTGTGGCGCAACGATATTGCGCGAGGATGCCTGAAATGCCCACCGGCCCCGAGAAGACCTGGGACAAGTCCAAGCTGCCGAGCCGGCATGTGTCCGTCGGTCCGGAGCGTGCGCCGCACCGGTCCTACTACTATGCCATGGGCATGACGGAGCAGGAGATCGCCCGGCCCTTCGTCGGCGTGGCGACCTGCTGGAACGAGGCGGCGCCCTGCAACATCGCGTTGAACCGTCAGGCCCAGGCGGTGAAGACCGGGGTGAAGGCGGAGCAGGGCACCCCGCGCGAGTTCACCACCATCACCGTCACCGACGGCATCGCCATGGGCCACCAGGGCATGAAGGCGTCGCTGGTCAGCCGCGAGGTGATCGCCGATTCGGTCGAGCTGACCATGCGCGGCCACTGCTACGACGCGCTGGTCGGGCTTGCCGGCTGCGACAAGAGCCTGCCGGGCATGATGATGGCGATGGTCCGGCTGAACGTGCCCAGCGTCTTCATGTATGGCGGTTCCATCCTGCCGGGGAAGTTCCGCGGCAAGGACGTCACCGTACAGGACGTGTTCGAGGCGGTGGGTGCCTTCAGCGCCGGCCGGATGGACGAGAAGGACCTGCACGAGCTGGAATGCTGCGCCTGTCCGGGGTCGGGCGCCTGCGGCGGCCAGTACACGGCCAACACCATGGCCTGCGTCTCCGAGGCCATCGGGCTGGCCCTGCCGGGTTCGGCCGGTGCGCCGGCGCCGTATGAGAGCCGCGATGCCTATGCCGAGGCGTCGGGCCGGGCCGTGATGAAGCTGGTGGAGATGAACCTCCGCCCGCGCGACATCGTCACCCGCAAGGCGCTGGAGAACGCGGCCGTCGTCGTCGCGGCCAGCGGCGGCTCCACCAACGCCGCCCTGCACCTGCCGGCCATCGCGCACGAGGCCGGCATCGAGTTCGACCTGCACGATGTGGCCGCCGTGTTCCGGCGCACGCCCTACATCGCCGACCTGAAGCCGGGCGGCCGCTTCGTCGCCAAGGACCTGTTCGAGGTCGGCGGCGTGCCGGTGCTGATGAAGGCGCTGCTGGACGGCGGCTTCCTGCACGGCGACTGCATCACGGTGACCGGCCGGACCATTGCCGAGAATCTGGCCGACGTGGTCTTCCCCACGGACCAGGAAGTGATCCGGCCGACCAGCGCGCCGCTGTCACCCACGGGCGGCGTGGTCGGACTGCGCGGCAACCTCGCCCCGCAGGGCGCCATCGTGAAGGTCGCGGGCATGAAGAACCTGCGCTTCTCCGGTCCGGCCCGCTGCTTCGACCGCGAGGAGGATGCCTTCGCCGCGGTCGAGCGGCGCGAGTACAAGGAGGGGGAGGTCATCGTCATCCGCTATGAGGGGCCCCGCGGCGGCCCCGGCATGCGGGAGATGCTCGCCACCACCGCCGCCCTCTACGGCCAGGGCATGGGCGACAAGGTCGCCCTGATCACCGACGGTCGGTTCTCCGGCGCCACCCGCGGCTTCTGCATCGGCCATGTCGGGCCGGAGGCGGCCGTGGGCGGACCGATCGGGCTGCTGCGCGACGGCGACGTCATCACCATCGACGCGACCACGGGCGAGCTGTCGGTGGCCCTCTCCGACGCTGAGCTGGCCGAGCGGCGCAAGGGCTGGCAGCCGCGCCGGCACGACTTTCAGTCCGGCGCGATCTGGAAGTATGCGCAGACGGTGGGCGACGCGGAGAAGGGGGCGGTGACGCATCCGGGCGGCAAGGCGGAGACGCACTGCTTCGCCGACATCTGACCGGGACCGACGGTCGGAACCGGGGGCGGCCTTTGAGCTTCATCCTGTCCAAGCTGTTCTGGACCCTGGCCGCCCCGGGGAACGCGCTGCTGCTGATCCTGCTGGCCGGCATGGGGTTCCTGCTGGCCGGCTGGCAGCGGACGGGCCTCTGGCTGGCGGGTGGCGCCACGGTGGCGTTGGCCGCCGTGGCCACCCTGCCGGTCGGCGCCTGGATGCTCTGGTCGCTTGAAAGCCGCTTTCCGAGTCCCGCCACGCTCCCCGGGCGGGTGGACGGCATCATCGTGCTGGGCGGGGCGGTCCGCCCGATCCTGACGGCGGACCGCGGTCAGCCGGCGCTGAACGAGCATGCCGAGCGGTTGACGGAAATTCCCGCGCTGGCGCGGCGTTATCCCGATGCCCGCATCGTCTTCACAGGGGGTTCGGGGCTGGTCTTCGAGCAGGATCTGAAGGAGGCCCCCGTCGCCCGGGCTGCCTGGGAGCGGATGGGCTTCGACACGGCCCGCGTCCTGTTCGAGCAGGAAAGCCGGAATACCTGGGAAAACGCGCTTTTGAGCCGCGATCTTGCGCATCCGGTTGAGGGTGAGGCCTGGCTCCTGGTCACCTCGGCGATGCACATGCCCCGATCGGTCGGCATCTTCCGCAGAATTGGCTGGAACGTCGTCCCGTATCCTGTTGATTTCCATGTGCCGGACCGTTCTCTGTACCGGATCGGGTTCGACCTGACGGATGGGTTGAGGAGTCTCTCCTATGCCCTTCATGAATATATCGGTCTTGTCGTATATCGCGGGCTGGACCGCACCGATGCGCTGCTGCCGGGTCCTGCCGGCACTCCGGCCGATGGCGGATGAGGCGGGGCGCGTGACATCCGCAGGGGCGGCGGCAGCCGTCGTCGTCGCGGGATTGAGGTGGTCGCTCCCCTGTGGCAGAAACCGGCGGCGCGGCGAAGGCCGGACCTGACGATCCTCTGGGAGTCGGAACAAGCATGCTGATCTGGTTGCGCACGACGGCCCTGGCAGCCGCCCTGGCTGTGGCGCCGGTCATGCAGGCAGCCCCCGCCCAGGCCGCAACGGATTTCGCGGCCTGGCTGGAGGCGCTGAGACAGGACGCCGGAGCACAGGGCATTTCCGAGGCCACGCTGCGCGAGGCACTGACCGGGGTGCAGCCGATCCCGCGGGTGCTGGAACTCGACCGCCGCCAGCCGGAAGGCACCATCACCTTCGCGCGCTACATCGAACGTGTGGTCACGGCCCAGCGGGTCAGGCGCGGCCGGGGTCTCTACCGCCAGCACCGGGCGGTGCTGGAGGAGGTCGGACGGAAATACGGCGTGCAGCCGCGCTTCATCGTGGCCCTGTGGGGCATCGAGACCAGCTTCGGTTCCAACCAGGGCGGCTTCAAGGTCATCGATGCCCTGGCGACGCTCGCCTACGACGGACGGCGCAGTGCCTATTTCCGCAAGGAACTGATCAACGCCCTTCGCATCCTGGACGAAGATCATATCGGGGCCGACCGGATGCTGGGCTCCTGGGCCGGGGCCATGGGGCAGAGCCAGTTCATGCCGTCCAGCTTCCTGCGCTATGCCGTGGATTTCGACCGGGACGGCAAGCGCGACATCTGGGGCACCCTGCCGGACGTCTTCGCGTCGGCGGCGAACTACCTGTCCACCGTCGGCTGGAACCCCGACAGGACCTGGGGGCGGGAAGTCAGAATTCCAAAGCATTTCAAGGAATCCCATGCCGGCCTTCAGACCCGGAAGACGCTCCGGGACTGGCAGGCCATGGGCGTCCGGCAGGTTGATGGCGGTCCGCTGCCGGTCGTCGCCCTGGAGGCGTCGCTGGTGCTGCCCGACGGCCCGAAGGGACGCGCCTTCCTTGTCTATGACAACTACCGGACCATCATGGACTGGAACCGTTCGACCTACTTCGCTACCGCGGTCGGCCTGCTCTCCGACCGTATTGGCGGGGCGGACTGACTTGATGTAGGGTCCGTCCCACAATCCATAGAGGCAGGTTGTGATGCTCCGGACAGATGTTGTGCGGTCGACCCTGGTGGGGATGCGGCTGCCGGCCCGGTCGATGATGGCGCTGGCGGGTATCCTGCTGTTGTCGGCCTGCGCGACCCGGGCGCCGGCCCCGCCACCGGCCCAGAGCGGCCCCGCCGCCGTTCCGGGCGGCACCTACAAGGTGGGTGACCCGTACCAGATCAACGGAGTCTGGTATTATCCGGCGGTTGATTACACCTACAATCAGACCGGCGTCGCCTCCTGGTACGGCCCAGGATTCCACACCCGGGCGACCGCCAACGGCGAGAACTACAACGAGAACGAACTGACCGCCGCGCACCAGACCCTGCCGATGCCCAGTCTGGTGCGCGTGACGAACCTGGAGAACGGCCGCTCCATCGTCGTCCGCATCAACGATCGTGGCCCCTTCGTTCCGGGCCGCATCATCGACATGTCCCGCCGCGGCGCGCAGCTCCTGGGTTTCGAGCAGCAGGGCACGGCGAAGGTGCGGGTGCAGATCCTGGCCGATGAGAGCCGCGCCATCGCGGCGGCGGCCCAGTCGGGCCGCGTGCAGGTCGCCAGCGATGGCGGTCCCGTGCCCAAGGCGTCGCCCCGTCCCTCTGTCCAGGTGGAGGGGGAAGCCCTGCCGCCGCAGCAGGAGCGCCCGGCGGGCCGTCCGGCGCCGGTGCCGACCGGCGTTCCCGGCCGCACGGCGGAGGATGGCCGCTTCCTGCCGGCGCCGGTGGTCGAGCAGCGGCCGGTCTCCGGACCGCAGCGCCTCTGGGTCCAGGCCGGTGCCTTCACCATCTATGACAACGCGAACCGGCTGCGGGCGAAGCTGTCCCGCATCGGGCCGACCTTGATCTCTACCGCCATGGTCGGGAATACGGAGTTCTTCCGGGTCCGTGTCGGTCCGCTGCCGACCGTGGAGCGCGCCGACGCGGTGCTTGCCCAGGTTATCGCGGATGGCAGCAATGCGGCCCGCGTCATCGTGGAGTAGGGCAGGACGGCGCCACATTTCCGTCCCACCCTCCGATCTAGGGTGTCCCGCCGCATCGCGGCGGACCGTTTTCCGCTTTCCGGGCTGAAGAGATGGATTTCTCCCCTTCGACTCCCACCGATCAGGCCTTTTCCGGTCAGGCTCGCCATTTCCTCGGCAGCGCGGTCGATGCCGCGCGCCGTCTGGCCGCCATCGCGGTCCTGACCCTGGTCGGCACGATCCTGCCGGCCCAGGCTGCGACCATCGACACGATCGCCCGGGAGGCGATCCTGATCGACACCAGCACCGGCACGGTCCTGTTCGAGAAGAACGCCGACGAGCGGACGCCGACCTCGTCGATGAGCAAGGTCATGACCATGTACATGGTCTTCGACCGCATCCGCTCCGGCCGCCTGTCGCTGGACGACACCCTGCCCGTCAGCGAGAACGCCTGGCGGATGCAGGGCTCCAAGATGTGGGTCGAGCTGGGCAACAGTATCCGGGTCGAAGATCTGATCCGAGGCGTCATCATCCAGTCGGGCAACGACGCCTGCATCGTTCTCGCCGAAGGCCTCTCCGGCAGCGAACCCGCCTTCGCCGCCGACATGACCCGGAAGGCCCATGAGATGGGCATGACGGCCAGCAACTTCATGAACGCCTCGGGCTGGCCCGATCCCGACCATTATTCGACGGCGCGCGATCTTGCGACCCTGGCGCAGCGCCTGATCAAGGATTTCCCCGAGTTCCTGCACTACTACTCGGAAAAGGAATTCACCTATCACGGTATCAAGCAGGGCAACCGCAACCCGCTGCTCTACCGCAACATGGGCGTGGACGGGCTGAAGACCGGCCATACGGAGAGTGCCGGTTACGGCCTGATCGCCACGGGCGAGCGCGACGGCCGCCGTCTGGTGCTGGTGGTCAACGGTCTTCCCAACATGCAGGCCCGCGCCGACGAATCCGCCCGCCTGCTTGAATGGGGCTGGCGCGAGTTCACCAGCGTCGCCCTGTTCAAGGCCGGTGAGATGATCGACACCCTGCCCGTCTGGCTCGGGGCGGCGGAGACGGTGCCGGCCGTCCTGGACCAGGAACTGAAGATCACCCTGACCCGTGCGCAGCAGCGCAATCTCAAGGTCACGCTTCTGAGCGACGGGCCGGTCGCGGCTCCGGTGCCGAAGGGCACGCGCATCGGCACTCTGCGCATCGAGGCACCCGATTTCACGACCCAGGAAATCCCTGTTCTTGCCGGCGCGGATGTCGAACGCATGGGCTTCTTCGGCCGGCTGCTGGCGGCCGCCCGTCAGGTCGTCGGCGGCGGTTCCTGAGGCTGACGTCATGGCAGGCAGCAGCCCCGGCGCTCCCCCCGATCCGCCCTGCGGAGACCTGCCGTGAGCCGTCCGGAGGATGGCGGGGACGATCCCTTCGCGCCCCGCCGTAATCCCCATCTGGTGGGACATGAGCAGGCGGAACGGCTGCTGCTGGAAAGCTGGACCTCCGGCCGCATGCATCATGCCTGGCTGATCGGTGGTCCCCCCGGCATCGGCAAGGCCACGCTGGCCTTCCGCATGGCCCGGTTCGTGCTGAAGCAGGGGACGGGCGGAAACGACGCCGCCCTGTTCGGCGCACCGCCGCCGCCGGTGACCCTCGCCGTGGACACGGAGCATCCGGTCGCCCGACGGATCGCCGCCGGCGGTCATGCCGACCTGCTGACCGTGCAGCGGACCTGGGACGAGAAGCGCAAGCGGTTCAAGCGCGACCTGCCGGTGGACGAGGTCCGCCGCATCGCCCCCTTCCTGCGCCTGACGTCGGCGGAAGGGGGCTGGCGCGTCGTCGTCGTGGACGGGGCCGACCAGATGAACCTCAGCGGCCAGAACGCGCTGCTGAAGATCCTGGAGGAACCGCCGGCCCGGTCGCTGATCCTGATGGCGGCGGACAATGTCGGCAGCCTGCTGCCGACCATCCGTTCACGCTCACGCAAGCTGATGCTGGAGCCGCTGCCCGAGGCGACGGTCGTCGGCCTGCTGGGCCGCTATGCGCCGGAGCTGGACCGGGAGGCGCAGACGGCCCTTGCCCGTCTGGCCGAGGGCAGCATCGGCCGCGCGCTCGACCTGCACCATGCGGGCGGTCTGGATCTCTACCGCCAGATGCTGGGCCTGCTGGAGACGCTGCCCCGGCTGGATGTGCTGGCCGCCTACGGCTTCATCGACAAGGTGCTGCGCGGCAATGACGACGCTGCCTGGAGCGCGGTGACGGACCTGCTGGTCTGGTGGCTGGGGCGGCTGGCCCGCACGACGGCGCGGGGCCAGCTTCCGGGCGAGGTGGTGGCGGGCGAGGGGCCGCTGATCGCCCGTCTGGTGGAGCCCGCCCGTCGGGACGGCGGTCTTGATCGCTGGGTGGAGGTGTGGGAGAACACGACCCGCCTGTTCGCCCGGGCGGATTCCGCCAACCTGGACCGCCGGCAGGTCCTGCTCAACGCGCTGCTGTCGATCGAGACGGCCGCGGCCTGAGCCGCCCGCCGCACAGGGGATCGGCCGCCGGCCCGGGCTCCCGTTCCGTCCGCCGGAGAAAAGCCATGACCGGGCGCACGCCCTATTATCTCACGACGCCGATCTACTACGTGAACGACGCGCCCCACATCGGGCACGCCTACACGACGGTGGCGTGCGATGTGATGGCCCGCTTCAAGCGGCTGGACGGGTTCGACGTCAAGTTCCTGACCGGCACGGACGAGCACGGCCAGAAGGTGCAGAAGTCCGCCGAACTGGCCGGCATCACGCCGAAGCAGATGGCCGACCGCAATTCGGAGAATTTCCGTGAGCTGGCCCGGCTGCTGAACGTCAGCAACGACGACTTCATCCGCACCACCGAGCCGCGCCATGTCACGGCGGTCCAGGCCCTCTGGCAGCGCCTGCAGGAGAGCGGCGACGTCTACCTGGGCAGCTATTCCGGCTGGTACTCGGTCCGCGACGAGGCCTATTTCGGTGAGGACGAACTGGTCGAGCGCGACGGCAGGCGCTTCGCCCCGACCGGCGCCCCGGTCGAATGGGTGGAGGAGCCGAGCTACTTCTTCCGCCTGTCGGCCTGGCAGGAGCGGCTGCTGGAGCTTTACGAGTCCCGCCCCGACTTCATCCTGCCCGCCGGCAAGCGCAGCGAGGTGGTGAGCTTCGTCCGCGGCGGCCTGCGCGACCTCTCGATCAGCCGGACGACCTTCGACTGGGGCATCCCCGTTCCGGGCGACGAGAAGCATGTGATGTATGTCTGGCTGGACGCCCTGACCAACTACATCACGGCCATCGGCTATCCGGAGACGGGTGAGGGCACGCTCTACGGCCGCTTCTGGCCGGCCGATCTGCACATGGTCGGCAAGGACATCCTGCGCTTCCATGCCGTCTACTGGCCGGCCTTCCTGATGGCCGCCGGGCTGGAACCGCCGCGGCGCGTCTTCGCCCATGGCTGGTGGACGGTGGAAGGCGAGAAGATGTCCAAGTCGCTGGGCAACGTCGTGAAGCCGGAAGAGCTGATCGGCACCTACGGCCTGGACCAGACCCGCTATTTCCTGATGCGGGAGATTCCGTTCGGCAACGACGGCGACTTCTCCCGCCGGGCCATGGTGCAGCGGATCAACGGCGAGCTGGCCAACGACTACGGCAATCTGGTGCAGCGCGTGCTGTCCATGGTGCAGCGCTACTGCGAAGGCCGCCTGCCGGAGCCCGCAGCGTTCGGAGAGCCCGACAACCGCCTGCTGGATGCCGCCAAGGGGCTGCTGCCCGCCGTCCGGGCAGAGCTGGACCAGCAGGCGTTCCACAAGGCGCTGGACACCATCTGGCAGGTGGTGGGCGATGCCAACCGCTATGTCGATGAGCAGGCGCCCTGGTCGCTGCGCAAGACGGACACGGT
It encodes:
- the ilvD gene encoding dihydroxy-acid dehydratase yields the protein MPTGPEKTWDKSKLPSRHVSVGPERAPHRSYYYAMGMTEQEIARPFVGVATCWNEAAPCNIALNRQAQAVKTGVKAEQGTPREFTTITVTDGIAMGHQGMKASLVSREVIADSVELTMRGHCYDALVGLAGCDKSLPGMMMAMVRLNVPSVFMYGGSILPGKFRGKDVTVQDVFEAVGAFSAGRMDEKDLHELECCACPGSGACGGQYTANTMACVSEAIGLALPGSAGAPAPYESRDAYAEASGRAVMKLVEMNLRPRDIVTRKALENAAVVVAASGGSTNAALHLPAIAHEAGIEFDLHDVAAVFRRTPYIADLKPGGRFVAKDLFEVGGVPVLMKALLDGGFLHGDCITVTGRTIAENLADVVFPTDQEVIRPTSAPLSPTGGVVGLRGNLAPQGAIVKVAGMKNLRFSGPARCFDREEDAFAAVERREYKEGEVIVIRYEGPRGGPGMREMLATTAALYGQGMGDKVALITDGRFSGATRGFCIGHVGPEAAVGGPIGLLRDGDVITIDATTGELSVALSDAELAERRKGWQPRRHDFQSGAIWKYAQTVGDAEKGAVTHPGGKAETHCFADI
- a CDS encoding YdcF family protein encodes the protein MSFILSKLFWTLAAPGNALLLILLAGMGFLLAGWQRTGLWLAGGATVALAAVATLPVGAWMLWSLESRFPSPATLPGRVDGIIVLGGAVRPILTADRGQPALNEHAERLTEIPALARRYPDARIVFTGGSGLVFEQDLKEAPVARAAWERMGFDTARVLFEQESRNTWENALLSRDLAHPVEGEAWLLVTSAMHMPRSVGIFRRIGWNVVPYPVDFHVPDRSLYRIGFDLTDGLRSLSYALHEYIGLVVYRGLDRTDALLPGPAGTPADGG
- a CDS encoding lytic murein transglycosylase gives rise to the protein MLIWLRTTALAAALAVAPVMQAAPAQAATDFAAWLEALRQDAGAQGISEATLREALTGVQPIPRVLELDRRQPEGTITFARYIERVVTAQRVRRGRGLYRQHRAVLEEVGRKYGVQPRFIVALWGIETSFGSNQGGFKVIDALATLAYDGRRSAYFRKELINALRILDEDHIGADRMLGSWAGAMGQSQFMPSSFLRYAVDFDRDGKRDIWGTLPDVFASAANYLSTVGWNPDRTWGREVRIPKHFKESHAGLQTRKTLRDWQAMGVRQVDGGPLPVVALEASLVLPDGPKGRAFLVYDNYRTIMDWNRSTYFATAVGLLSDRIGGAD
- a CDS encoding septal ring lytic transglycosylase RlpA family protein, with the translated sequence MRSTLVGMRLPARSMMALAGILLLSACATRAPAPPPAQSGPAAVPGGTYKVGDPYQINGVWYYPAVDYTYNQTGVASWYGPGFHTRATANGENYNENELTAAHQTLPMPSLVRVTNLENGRSIVVRINDRGPFVPGRIIDMSRRGAQLLGFEQQGTAKVRVQILADESRAIAAAAQSGRVQVASDGGPVPKASPRPSVQVEGEALPPQQERPAGRPAPVPTGVPGRTAEDGRFLPAPVVEQRPVSGPQRLWVQAGAFTIYDNANRLRAKLSRIGPTLISTAMVGNTEFFRVRVGPLPTVERADAVLAQVIADGSNAARVIVE
- a CDS encoding D-alanyl-D-alanine carboxypeptidase family protein — encoded protein: MDFSPSTPTDQAFSGQARHFLGSAVDAARRLAAIAVLTLVGTILPAQAATIDTIAREAILIDTSTGTVLFEKNADERTPTSSMSKVMTMYMVFDRIRSGRLSLDDTLPVSENAWRMQGSKMWVELGNSIRVEDLIRGVIIQSGNDACIVLAEGLSGSEPAFAADMTRKAHEMGMTASNFMNASGWPDPDHYSTARDLATLAQRLIKDFPEFLHYYSEKEFTYHGIKQGNRNPLLYRNMGVDGLKTGHTESAGYGLIATGERDGRRLVLVVNGLPNMQARADESARLLEWGWREFTSVALFKAGEMIDTLPVWLGAAETVPAVLDQELKITLTRAQQRNLKVTLLSDGPVAAPVPKGTRIGTLRIEAPDFTTQEIPVLAGADVERMGFFGRLLAAARQVVGGGS
- a CDS encoding DNA polymerase III subunit delta' — translated: MSRPEDGGDDPFAPRRNPHLVGHEQAERLLLESWTSGRMHHAWLIGGPPGIGKATLAFRMARFVLKQGTGGNDAALFGAPPPPVTLAVDTEHPVARRIAAGGHADLLTVQRTWDEKRKRFKRDLPVDEVRRIAPFLRLTSAEGGWRVVVVDGADQMNLSGQNALLKILEEPPARSLILMAADNVGSLLPTIRSRSRKLMLEPLPEATVVGLLGRYAPELDREAQTALARLAEGSIGRALDLHHAGGLDLYRQMLGLLETLPRLDVLAAYGFIDKVLRGNDDAAWSAVTDLLVWWLGRLARTTARGQLPGEVVAGEGPLIARLVEPARRDGGLDRWVEVWENTTRLFARADSANLDRRQVLLNALLSIETAAA
- the metG gene encoding methionine--tRNA ligase, translating into MTGRTPYYLTTPIYYVNDAPHIGHAYTTVACDVMARFKRLDGFDVKFLTGTDEHGQKVQKSAELAGITPKQMADRNSENFRELARLLNVSNDDFIRTTEPRHVTAVQALWQRLQESGDVYLGSYSGWYSVRDEAYFGEDELVERDGRRFAPTGAPVEWVEEPSYFFRLSAWQERLLELYESRPDFILPAGKRSEVVSFVRGGLRDLSISRTTFDWGIPVPGDEKHVMYVWLDALTNYITAIGYPETGEGTLYGRFWPADLHMVGKDILRFHAVYWPAFLMAAGLEPPRRVFAHGWWTVEGEKMSKSLGNVVKPEELIGTYGLDQTRYFLMREIPFGNDGDFSRRAMVQRINGELANDYGNLVQRVLSMVQRYCEGRLPEPAAFGEPDNRLLDAAKGLLPAVRAELDQQAFHKALDTIWQVVGDANRYVDEQAPWSLRKTDTVRLGTVLYTLAETIRRVALLTQPFMPETSARILDQLVVAADARSFADFDTVLAAGVQLPPPQPAFPRYVEPDAAGKGAV